In Lysinibacillus sp. 2017, the DNA window ATGCTTCTGTTAATATGTTTGAAAACCGTTCAATCGGTATACAATCACTGATTTTGCTAGGGGTAATTTTCCTTGGCGGATTTGGCTTTGCTGTGGTTACGATGTCAGGTGATGGCGAAGTATTTTTATTTTATGCGTTGTTATTCGTCGTATTCTTCATCCCGGCGTTGTTCATCTTCATGCGTCGTATGGGGTATTTAAACCGTATTATGAAGCATACAGAGGATATGGCAAATGGTCGTTTGACGAATGATTTAAAGGTAAAAGGGAAGTCACCTCTTGCAAAACACGCGGCAAATTTAAATGGACTGCGTGATGGCGTACGGAATAGCTTAAATGAACAGGCGAAAAGCGAGCGCATGAAAACAGAGCTAATTACGAATGTTAGTCATGATCTTCGTACACCGTTAACATCGATTATTACGTATACTGATTTACTAAAAAATCCGGATATTACCGAGGATGAGCGTGCGAAATATATCGCAATTTTAGATTCGAAATCGAATCGTTTGAAAACGTTAATTGAAGATTTATTTGAAGTTTCGAAAATGGCGAGTGGGAATATTGAAATTTCAAAACAACGTATTGATCTTGCACAGCTTCTCCAGCAAGCTGCCGGGGAGCATGGGGAAGATTTTGCATCCTCGAATCTTGATTTACGTGTGAATATTCAAGAACAGCCAATCTTTGCTTATGTGGATGGGCAAAAGTGGTGGCGTGTGATTGATAATTTAATCGTTAATGCACGTAAATATTCACTTGAAGGTACGCGAGTTTATGTGAACTTGAAGTTGAATGAAGGCAATGCAGAACTAACTGTGAAAAACGTGGCAAAGTATGAATTACATGAAGATGCATCGGAATTAATTGAACGCTTTAAACGTGCGGATGCTTCGCGCCATACAGATGGATCTGGCTTAGGCCTAGCCATTGCGCAATCGATTGTTGACTTGCATGGTGGTCAAATGGAGATCGCTGTGGACGGAGATTTATTTAAAGTAACTGTTTTGGTTCGTGCAGATAAATAGAAAAATTTTGCTACAATAGGGTGTAAAGCCTTACTGTAGCTTTTTTATGCTCATTTATTACCCTTACTCTGTGCAGATATAGTAAAATAGCCAATAACTAAAAGAAAATAGATAGAAGTAAGGAGCAACTCGAGATGCGTATGATAATAGGAATAGTAGCAATTGCTTTATATGGTGGTCTTGCATTTTATCTTGGGTGGAATTTACGAGCTTGGCTACTTTCCATTCACCAATTTCGCTGGCCGGTTGTGTATTGGATTACATTATTTGTAGTTGCATTTGGTTACTTTGTTGGAAAATTGCATCCTTTATTGACGCCATTTAGTGTGCTCGGCAGCTATTGGATGTTCTTTTTAGAGTATGGTTTGATGATTTGTATACTAGCGAATATACTTGTGAAATTTACACCGCTTACAGTAAGATTCGTTGGAACAAGTTCAGTTGTGTTATTACTTATTTTACTCGCAGTAGGTACATATTTGGCGTATTCACCCGTTGTGCGTAATGTAACGATTGAAATCGACAAGCCAGGTGAGGATATGCGCGTTGTCATGGCCTCTGATTTTCATCTAGGTGTGCTGTCAGGTAAAAGGCATTTAGAAAAGTTTGTGCAGCTTTCAAATGAGCAAAAACCAGATTTAGTGCTACTTGCTGGTGACCTTGTAGATGATAGTCCAAAACGATTTATTCGTACGGGTATGGGAGAAGTCATGAAAAATTTGCAGTCAACATATGGTGTTTACGGGATACTTGGTAACCATGAATATTACGGCAATGAAATTCCTGCGGTGAAGCAGGCGATGGCAGATGCAGGTGTACAAATATTAATGGATGAAACTATTTTAGTTGGAAAACGTTTTTATTTGACGGGGCGCGAAGATGTAACGAATAAAAATCGTTTACCATTAAGTGAGATGAAGCCTGAAAATACGGAGATGCCATGGTTTGTGATGAACCACACACCAGATGATTTAGACGAGCCAGCGAATTTAGGGGCCGATTTTCATGTTTCGGGACATACCCATAAAGGACAGCTGTGGCCCAATCATTTAATAACTGAGCGAACATTTGAGCTCGACTATGGACATCGTGTAAAAGAAAAAATGCATGCACTCGTTTCAAGTGGCTTCGGATTTTGGGGACCACCAACACGTATTGGTAGTCGCTCAGAATTGTGGGTCATTGATATACAATTTGCGAAGAAATGATCGCGTTAGGAGAAAAAAATGGAATTTATTGAATTACTAAAGGCACTCATTTTAGGATTTGTTGAGGGGATGACTGAGTTTGCACCAGTATCTTCAACAGGGCATATGATCATTGTTGATGATATGTGGCTACAAACAAAAGAATTTTTAGGATCGGGCTCAGCGAATACATTTAAAATTGTCATTCAGCTCGGTTCGATTTTAGCAGTCGTGTTTGTCATGTGGAAGCGTATGCTCAGTTTAATTGGGCTTTATAAAATGGAAGATCAACAATCTTCTCGCTTCAATTTAGGGCATGTCATTATGGGGATTATACCAGCGGGTGTGTTCGGCGTATTATTTGAAGATTTTATTGATGAACATTTATTTAGTATTAAAACGGTAATTGTTGGCCTAATTATTGGGGCAATCTTTATGATTATTGCGGATAAATTTGGTCCAAAAAAGCCTGTTATTACATCGCTTGATGACATTTCTTATAGCAAGGCGTTAAAAATTGGATTAGTTCAATGTTTATCATTATGGCCAGGATTTTCACGTTCAGGTTCTACCATTTCAGGTGGGGTATTATTTGGCTTAGACCATAAAACAGCAGCTGATTTTACATTTATTATGGCTGTGCCAATTATGGCTGGTGCAAGTGGGTTATCCCTGATTAAACACTGGGATCAAATAAATTTTGATCACTTATCATTTTATGTAGTTGGATTTATTAGTGCCTTTGTTTTTGCGCTAATCTCGATTAAATTCTTCTTAAAGCTCATTTCAAAAGTGAAATTAACACCGTTTGCGATTTACCGAATCGTACTCGCTATAGTATTGATTTTTGTTTTAGCCCTATAATATTAGAAAAACGCCAAATTATTGTAATAATTTGGCGTTTTTTTATGCCGATGTGATAAAGTTCACTTGTAAAATATACCTACATCATCTATATTGGATTACAATTAGGAAAGTACGGAATAACTTGGGAGATGATCGCATGTTTTCTTTTAAAAAGAAATCTCAATCTGTTGAGTCGGTTGAAGATTTTAGTAATGTAGGGATATTTATAAAAGACAAAGAACGTTTGCTACAAATGGAGATTATTGATTTGACAGTAGAGGATTTGCGATTACTTCGACGCGTGAAACCTTTTGTAGAAGTGCGTATTCTTGATGTGGTGGAAGCATTTTATAAAGCGCTTGAGTCCGCTTCACAGTTCCGTGATATTATTAGCCAAAACAGTACGTCAGAACGTTTACGTCAAACATTACGCCATCATATTATTGAAATGATGGAAGGGCGAATTGATGAGAATTACTTAGAAAATCGTCGTAAAGTGTCAAGAGTTCATGTGCGTATTGGCTTAACAACGAGATGGTATTTAGCGGCCTTTCAAAAGCTAGAAGGTAATCTACGTCAAATTATTTACACGTTAAATAGCTCTAATGATGAGAAAGAAAAAATGATTGATGCTATCGGAAAAATTTGCAACTTTGAACAACAGCTTGTACTTGAAGAATATGAGAATGTTGCAGCTGCAATTCAAACAGATCAGCAAAATCAAATTAAGTATGACGTGAAAACAGTGGTCGGTGGGATTTCGACAGAGCTTGAGCAACAATCACGTGATACCAATGAAATTGTTGCAGGGTTGATCGATAATACGAAGACCGTTGATCAGTATGTACAAAATAGTATTGAAGGTGCGACAGGTACTAAAAACGCGTCAGAAGAAGGCTACCAACAAATGTTGTTAGTAAATAAACAAGCCAATGAGATTAATGGGAAAACTGTTGAAATGTCTCAAATGGTTGAAGCACTAAATTCATCCTCTACTGAAATATATGCCGTGATTGAAATTGTAAAAGGCATCGCAGGTCAAACGAATTTACTAGCACTAAACTCTGCAATCGAGGCTGCACGTGCAGGTGAACACGGAAAAGGGTTTGCGGTTGTAGCAGATGAAGTAAGGAAACTTGCTGATCAAACGAAAACTTCAGTCGAACAAATTGCAAGGCTGATTGCCGATTCTAGCCAGGTAACGACGGGAGTAATTGAAGCGATTCACCACATTCAAGCGCTTGTACAAAATAGTATGGAGCAAAATGAGCAATCATTAGTCGCATTTGAAAAGATTTCAAAAGCAGTGGATACGACAATTGATGACTTTCAACATGTGGGCATGCAAGTGCGCGCATTGGACAATATAGTCGAAACAATTGGTGAATCAACGAAATCACTTGAGCAAGCAGCAGGAAAATTAGAAGAAACGCTTCAAAGATTCTAAACTTTTCGAGCAATAATCACGAATTTTACATACACCTATTTGATCATACGAAAACCCGTTTAGCCTATAATCGCTAAACGGGTTTTCAAATTTTAGATTACTTATTAAATAAATCGAATAAACCACCGATGCCGCCTTCGTCTGAACCTTTACCGCCACCGCCTTGTGACATAGGAGCTGCTGCGAATACACGGCTCGCTAAACGGCTGAATGGTAATGATTGTACCCAAACTGTACCAGGTCCTGAAAGTGTCGCAAAGAATAAACCTTCGCCGCCGAAAAGCGCTGTTTTTACGCCGCTTACCATTTCGATATTATAACGTACGTCTTGTGTCATCGCGACTAAACAACCTGTATCGATTCGTAATGTTTCACCTGGTTGTAATTTACGTTCATACATTGTACCGCCCGCATGTACGAATGCCATACCATCACCTTCAAGTTTTTGCATGATGAAACCTTCACCACCGAAGAAGCCAGCCCCTAATTTACGCTGGAATTCTACGCCAACTGTAACCCCTTTAGCTGCAGCGAGGAACGCATCCTTTTGACAAATAATTTTTCCATCCATTTGGCTTAAATCCATCGGAATGATTTTACCAGGGTAGGGTGCAGCGAAATACACTTTGCGTTTGCCCATGCCTGTGTTCGTGAATGTTGTAATGAATAAACTTTCCCCAGTAATTAAGCGTTTTCCTGCGCCCATTAATTTACCCATAAAGCCAGAGCCTGAACCATTTGAACCGTCCCCAAATACCGTTTCCATTTGAATTTGGTCTTCCATCATCATTAAGCTGCCGGCTTCTGCCACAACGGTTTCTTGTGGATCTAACTCAACCTCAACAAATTGCATATCATCGCCGTGTAGTACGTAATCGATTTCGTGATTTTTCATTTTTTTCTGCTCCTTTTAAAAATACTATTGTCATACTATGTACGACATGCATGAGGAAGAAGTTTCATTTGCAGGGGAAATTATTTGTGGATGAATTATATTTATTTTAGAGAAAAAGGGAATGAAACAGAATATGTCGAATATTTAAACATAAATCAAGTATTTGTGAGGTGGAAGGAATGGAATTGTTAAATTTTATTGGCGGTGAGTGGGTAAAGGATACAACGCTTCAATCTATGCCTGTTATAAATCCTGCAAATGGAGAAGAGCTCGGAACATTACCGCTTTCAACAAAAGTACAAGTGGATTTGGCAGTACAAAAAGCAAAAGAAGCACAAAAATCTTGGGCACTTATACCAGCACCGAAACGTGCGGACTATTTATATGACATTGCTTTTAAATTAAAAGAGAAGAAAGAGCATTTGGCGCAAACATTAACACGTGAAATGGGCAAAGTAATTGAAGAAGCGCGCGGAGAAGTGCAAGAAGGTATTGATATGGCACTTTATATGGCGGCTGAAGGAAGACGATTGTTCGGGGAAACCGTGCCATCTGAATTGCCAAATAAATTTGCGATGAGTGTACGCGCACCGATTGGGGTAGTGGGACTGATTACACCATGGAATTTCCCAATTGCCATCGCAACGTGGAAAGCTTTCCCTGCTCTTGTTGCAGGGAATACAGTTATTTGGAAACCATCAAATGAAACCCCTTTCATGGCATATGAACTTGCGAAAATTTTTGAAGAAGTGGGCTTACCTGAAGGCGTTGTGAACATAGTGTTTGGCTCGGGTCCAACGGTTGGAACGGCCATGGTTGAGCATCCAGACATTCGCGTTATTTCATTTACAGGTTCAACGGTGACGGGAAGTAAGGTTGCGGAGCTTGGTGGGAAGCACTTGAAAAAGGTGTCGCTAGAAATGGGTGGCAAAAATGCGGTCATTGTTATGAATGATGCGAATTTAGATTTAGCGGTAGAAGCCATTTTATGGAGTGCCTTTGGAACGGCTGGTCAGCGCTGTACAGCATGTAGCCGTGTTATTGTGCATAAAGATGTAAAGCAGGAATTAGAAACGCGACTTGTCGCAGCAACGAAGCAATTGATGATTGGTGATGGGTTAGACCCGACAGTAAAGGTTGGTCCAGTTATCAATAAAGCAGCACTTGAAAAGATTAATCATTACGTAGAAATTGGTAAGCAACAGGGGTCAAAGTTATTATTAGGTGGAGAAATTTTAACAGTAGGCGCACTTGCGAATGGCTTTTATTATGCACCGACAATTTTTAGTGACGTGGCGGCCGACAGCATTTTGGCGCAAGAGGAAATTTTTGGTCCCGTTTTAAGTATAATAGAAGTTTCAGATTTAGAAGAGGCAATTGAAGTG includes these proteins:
- a CDS encoding metallophosphoesterase, giving the protein MRMIIGIVAIALYGGLAFYLGWNLRAWLLSIHQFRWPVVYWITLFVVAFGYFVGKLHPLLTPFSVLGSYWMFFLEYGLMICILANILVKFTPLTVRFVGTSSVVLLLILLAVGTYLAYSPVVRNVTIEIDKPGEDMRVVMASDFHLGVLSGKRHLEKFVQLSNEQKPDLVLLAGDLVDDSPKRFIRTGMGEVMKNLQSTYGVYGILGNHEYYGNEIPAVKQAMADAGVQILMDETILVGKRFYLTGREDVTNKNRLPLSEMKPENTEMPWFVMNHTPDDLDEPANLGADFHVSGHTHKGQLWPNHLITERTFELDYGHRVKEKMHALVSSGFGFWGPPTRIGSRSELWVIDIQFAKK
- a CDS encoding undecaprenyl-diphosphate phosphatase, which encodes MEFIELLKALILGFVEGMTEFAPVSSTGHMIIVDDMWLQTKEFLGSGSANTFKIVIQLGSILAVVFVMWKRMLSLIGLYKMEDQQSSRFNLGHVIMGIIPAGVFGVLFEDFIDEHLFSIKTVIVGLIIGAIFMIIADKFGPKKPVITSLDDISYSKALKIGLVQCLSLWPGFSRSGSTISGGVLFGLDHKTAADFTFIMAVPIMAGASGLSLIKHWDQINFDHLSFYVVGFISAFVFALISIKFFLKLISKVKLTPFAIYRIVLAIVLIFVLAL
- a CDS encoding globin-coupled sensor protein; amino-acid sequence: MFSFKKKSQSVESVEDFSNVGIFIKDKERLLQMEIIDLTVEDLRLLRRVKPFVEVRILDVVEAFYKALESASQFRDIISQNSTSERLRQTLRHHIIEMMEGRIDENYLENRRKVSRVHVRIGLTTRWYLAAFQKLEGNLRQIIYTLNSSNDEKEKMIDAIGKICNFEQQLVLEEYENVAAAIQTDQQNQIKYDVKTVVGGISTELEQQSRDTNEIVAGLIDNTKTVDQYVQNSIEGATGTKNASEEGYQQMLLVNKQANEINGKTVEMSQMVEALNSSSTEIYAVIEIVKGIAGQTNLLALNSAIEAARAGEHGKGFAVVADEVRKLADQTKTSVEQIARLIADSSQVTTGVIEAIHHIQALVQNSMEQNEQSLVAFEKISKAVDTTIDDFQHVGMQVRALDNIVETIGESTKSLEQAAGKLEETLQRF
- a CDS encoding TIGR00266 family protein; the protein is MKNHEIDYVLHGDDMQFVEVELDPQETVVAEAGSLMMMEDQIQMETVFGDGSNGSGSGFMGKLMGAGKRLITGESLFITTFTNTGMGKRKVYFAAPYPGKIIPMDLSQMDGKIICQKDAFLAAAKGVTVGVEFQRKLGAGFFGGEGFIMQKLEGDGMAFVHAGGTMYERKLQPGETLRIDTGCLVAMTQDVRYNIEMVSGVKTALFGGEGLFFATLSGPGTVWVQSLPFSRLASRVFAAAPMSQGGGGKGSDEGGIGGLFDLFNK
- a CDS encoding aldehyde dehydrogenase family protein, giving the protein MELLNFIGGEWVKDTTLQSMPVINPANGEELGTLPLSTKVQVDLAVQKAKEAQKSWALIPAPKRADYLYDIAFKLKEKKEHLAQTLTREMGKVIEEARGEVQEGIDMALYMAAEGRRLFGETVPSELPNKFAMSVRAPIGVVGLITPWNFPIAIATWKAFPALVAGNTVIWKPSNETPFMAYELAKIFEEVGLPEGVVNIVFGSGPTVGTAMVEHPDIRVISFTGSTVTGSKVAELGGKHLKKVSLEMGGKNAVIVMNDANLDLAVEAILWSAFGTAGQRCTACSRVIVHKDVKQELETRLVAATKQLMIGDGLDPTVKVGPVINKAALEKINHYVEIGKQQGSKLLLGGEILTVGALANGFYYAPTIFSDVAADSILAQEEIFGPVLSIIEVSDLEEAIEVNNSVKFGLSSSIFSQDINQVFKAQQLLDTGIVYINAGTTGAEIHLPFGGTKGTGNGHRDSGQAALDVYTEWKSIYVDYSGKLQRAQIDNNA